The sequence ATGAACAGTCTGTATGTTTATTTAAAATAGAAGAAATAGAAGCTGCTTTGGATAAAATGGCTATAAATATAAGTAATGAGTTATATGATAAAAATCCAGTTATAGTATGCGTTATGGTTGGAGGGTTAGTTTTAATGGGAAATTTATTAATTAGACTTAATTTTCCGTTAGAAGTAGATTATATTCATGTAACTCGTTATTGTGGAAATATCAATGGTGGAATTTTAAAATGGAAAGTAAAGCCTAGAATTAATTTAGTTAATCGTACAGTATTAGTTGTGGATGATATTTTAGATGCAGGGATTACTTTATCTAAAATAATAGAGAAAATAAAGAAAATGAAAACAAAAAAAGTTTATAGTGCTGTTTTAGTGGACAAGAAAAATGAAAATCGTATTTCTTCAAATTTTAAAAGTGCAGATTTTATTGGCTTAAGAGTTAAAAATAATTTTATATTTGGTTATGGTATGGATTATAAAGAATATTTACGCAATGCTCCAGGTATATTTATGTTATCTGAAGATAAAAAATGATTTTTTTGTAAATTTATGTGTTTTATGGTAGAACATTTATTAATTTTATAAAATAAATATAAATAGTATTTTAATATTGGTAATTATTTAATAAAGTGTATTAGTTATATAGATTCTATTGGAACAGAAATTTTTTTTATTCGGTCTTTTATTGTTTCCCATTTAGTTGTATTGGGTGGCATTTCAATTGCTATTATTTTTGCTATTGATTTTTCTGCTTTTCGTAGTTGGAAATAGAATTCAAATGTACTTTGTTTGATTTTATTTGGGAATTTATAAAATAATGGTGTTTTTGGTATAAATTTGATATTAGAAAATGCCAATATATATATTGGCATTTGGTTTTTTTTATAAAAATTTTTGATTGTATTTATATTTTCAAAAAAATATAATGGTTTATTAAATAAATAGTTTTTATTTAATTGATTAGAATTAATGGTTATATGTTTGTTTTGTGTTTTTTGATAAAACTTATTAGTTTTTTTTGTTTTTAATAAGACATTTTTTATGTTTTCAGAGTTAATAGCTCCTAATCGTAATATGTTTAATTTATTTTTTTTTGTTGCATCTATAACAGTTGATTCTATACCTATAGAGCATCGTTTTCCATTTAAAATAAGTATTTTTTCATTTTTTAAATATTCTTTTGTATGTTTAGCTGTAGTTGGACTTATTTTTCCAAAAGTATTTGCTGATGTTATTAATAAAGGCATTTTTAGTTCTTTCAAAATAAAATATAGAATAGGATGAGAAGAACATCTTAATGCTATAGTATTTGTGCTAGAGATAATTAAAGGGTTTATATGTGTATTTGGTTTTGCTTTCATTACTAATGTTAGAGGTCCTGGCCAAAAATTTTTAGTTAGTGTGTGAACGTATCGTGGAATGAAAGAAATCCATTGTTTTATGTTCCAGTTTTTATTTATGTGCAATATTAGTGGATAATTGAATGGTCTTTTTTTTATGGAAAATATTTTTTTAATAGATTTAATATTGTAAATGTTAGTTGCTAGTCCATAAACTGTTTCGGTTGGTATTGCTATAATTTTTCCTTGTTTAATATAAGAGATAGCAAGTTTAATGTTTTTTGTAATAAAGCTCATGTTCTTATTTTATTTTGAGAATTAATAGTTTTTTATATTATATATAATATGTAAGTTTTATAGATATTTGGTATTAGAAATGATTTATTGTTTTTTTTATGTAATTGTTTGTGATTATTGAAGTTATTTATTACTTAAAATAAGTATATAAAAAGTTATTGTTATACTTTATAAGTATAGGATTTTGTTAGTATTATAAGTTTTTATATTTTTATTTATTAATTTTACATTAATTTGTTAAATTATTGCAATTTAGTTGCAATATTTAATTTTTATTTTGATATATATTTTTCTCGTATAATTTGTTGAGATTCGAATCCAATTTTTTTTAATAAAGTTGTTGATTGATCAATCATATTAGGATTTCCACATAAGTAAATAATATCATCTTTCGTATTTAAATTAAAATTTGTTAATGCATTTTGCACATATCCTAAGAATTCATAATTATGTAAAGTATTTTTTTCTTGACTTAAACATGCTTTAAACAAAGTTTGAGGATATTTTTTTGAAAAATCAATAAATTCATTTTTGAATAAGATATCTTTTCTTGTTTTAACTCCTTGTAAAATAATTATTTTTAAGTTTTTGTTATGTTTTAGTTTAGTTTTTAATTCATCTATCATAGATCTGTATGGAGCTATACCTGTATTGGTAGCTAAAAAGATATAACGTTTAAATGTTTCGTTATTAGTTTTTAATATTAGTTTCCCAAAGGGTCCTTTTATATTTAAACATTCGTTATATTTTAAATTAAATAATATTTCTGTTGCCAAACCATTTTTTATGTAACTTACTGCAATTTCTATATATTTTTTTTCGTTTGGTATGTTAGCTATACTATAGCTTCTTTTAATTATTTGATTTTTGTAATTAAAAAATATTGTAATGAATTGACCTGGTTTATAGGAGAACGTAGATTTTTCATCTTTGATTTTAAAAATTAGACTTTTAACATTTTTTGATAGCATTGATGTTTTTTTTAGAATTATATTAAATGTTTTAGAATTCATAATTAATTTGCATTTGTGATGATTAATTTATTATCTAGATTTATTGTTTAATTGTACCATAAGTTTTATAATAAGTGTGATCTAAATTTAGTTTTTGTGTTGTTTTAATTTACATAAGTTAAGATTATTTAGAATAAATTATATATTAATTATTAAATGTTATTTAGCATAAGATAATTTTTATATATTTTTTTTAGATATTTTATATTTATATAAATTGGATATAAGAATATATTAAATAATATTATTAAATTTAATATTTATTGTAAACAGTATGTTTATTACATAATTTTATTTTTGTTGTTACTATATATTATATTTTGGTTGAAATAATCAGTATTATTTATTTTATTTATGTTTTTAATATAATTAAAATAGCTGTAATATTTTTATGTGTTTATGAAATAGATTTTGTGGAGTCAATGTATTTTAATAAATTTCTGAATTAAAGTGGATTTAATAAAATTATATGTTTGGAACTTGCAAAAATAGTATTTTGTATATATTTTTAATATATTAACTTTATTTTATCTTTTTTTCTTCAAATAAACAATGTTTTTTTATAGTAGGGTCATATTTCATGAGTTTTAATTTGTTGGGAGTATTTTTGTTATTTTTTGTTGTTGTAGTGAAATATCCACTTCCTGATGTAGATAATAATTTTATTTTTGTTCTAGATTTTGACATTGTTTTTTTATATTTTTTTTATGTGTTAAAGTTATTTATTTATTGAATATTCATTCCTTGTTTTTCTAGTATTTTTATACCTTTTTTGCTGACTTTAATCCTTATGAACTTATTTTTTTTTGGAATCCAAAAACGATGAAAGTGTAAATTTGGAAAAAATTTTCTTTTTGTTTTATTGTTTGAATGTGATACGTTATTTCCTTTCATGGGTCTTTTTTTGGTTATTTTGCATATACGAGACATATTAAAAATGAATCATTTAGATGTTAAAATTATTTTTTTAAAGGATTATAGCATTGAAACAATATAAAGTGCAATTAAATATTGTATTTTTTAAATATTTTCAAGTTATTAATTGGTTTTGTTAATATGATTAGAATTTTAAGATATTTATTAAACAATTTATGTTTTATAATATGTATATGTTGAATCGGATTAAAAGTTTTTCTATAAGATCTAATAAAAGAATGAGTAATAGACAATTTCAAGCTTTAAAGAAATTGTTAAGTTTTTATAAATTAGATTTAAATTATGAAAAATGGGATTTTTATTCTGTTTTTAATAGAAAATCAGATACTATTATAGAAATAGGATTTGGTATGGGGGATTTTTTACTTTTTGCAGCTGAGAAAAATTTACATTTAAATTTTATTGGTATTGATGTATATGATCCTGGGATTGGGAATGTTTTAGCTAATGTAGAGGATAGAAATATTAAAAATATTCGTATTGCACCTTATGATGCTGTTGATGTTTTTAAATATCAAGTAAAAGATAGATCTTTAATGGGTGTACAGATTTTTTTTCCAGATCCTTGGCCAAAAAGAAAGCATCATAAGCGTAGATTAATTCAATTTGATTTTGTTAATTCTCTTATTTCCAAGATCAGAGAATATGGATTTTTATTTTGTATGACGGATTGTGAGAGCTATGCAAAAAGTATGAGAACTATTTTTAGTAGTTATTCTAGTTTAAAATTAGTTGATAATGATTGTTTTAATCATGTTAAAAACAGTTATTTATTTTTTTTAAATAACGACACAAGACCGTTAACGAAATTTGAACGTCGTAGTAAAAAATTATTTTCATCTATATGGAAATTAGTATATTTAGTTATATAATAAGATTTTTATTTTGTTAAATATACTTTTTTAGATTTTAAAGCAATATTATTTGATATTGTAGTTTTTTAAAAAAATTTTGAATTTTTATTGATATAATTATTTTTATTTTAATAATTATATTAATGTAAAGAGATATATTATTTTAGTTTTAATATTTAGATATTAATACAATTAAATTTGTTTTTTTTAAATGATTATTATTTATTTAATAAAACGTTAGTTTATATTTTTAATGAAGATTATCAGTTTTAATGTTAATGGAATTCGTTCAGTTATAAAAAAAGGATTTTTTGATTGGTTATTTACACAAGATGCTGATATAGTGTGTATTCAAGAAGTGAGAGTTAAGATAGAAAGAAGTAGAGTTTTTTTACCAAAGGAAAGTGTTTATAATTTTAAAGATTATTTTTGTACATATTTTAGTGCTAAAAAAAATGGTTACAGTGGTGTAGCAATTTTTTCTCGTTATAAACCTAAACATGTTAAATTTGGTTTAGATTTTTTTTTATGTGATAATGAAGGTAGATATTTACAATTTGATTATTCAAAATTTAGTGTTGCATCTGTTTATTTTCCTTCTGGAAGTAGTGGAAGTTATAGGCAAGAGGTAAAGTATGAATTTTTAAATAATTTTTTAAAGTTTTTGTTGAGTTTAAAAAAATCTGAAAAGGAAATTATTTTTTGTGGAGATTTTAATATTGCACATAAAAAGATAGATATTAGAAATTGGCGTGGTAATCAAAAAAAATCTGGTTTTTTAATAGAAGAAAG comes from Candidatus Legionella polyplacis and encodes:
- the trmB gene encoding tRNA (guanosine(46)-N7)-methyltransferase TrmB; the protein is MLNRIKSFSIRSNKRMSNRQFQALKKLLSFYKLDLNYEKWDFYSVFNRKSDTIIEIGFGMGDFLLFAAEKNLHLNFIGIDVYDPGIGNVLANVEDRNIKNIRIAPYDAVDVFKYQVKDRSLMGVQIFFPDPWPKRKHHKRRLIQFDFVNSLISKIREYGFLFCMTDCESYAKSMRTIFSSYSSLKLVDNDCFNHVKNSYLFFLNNDTRPLTKFERRSKKLFSSIWKLVYLVI
- the rpmB gene encoding 50S ribosomal protein L28, whose protein sequence is MSRICKITKKRPMKGNNVSHSNNKTKRKFFPNLHFHRFWIPKKNKFIRIKVSKKGIKILEKQGMNIQ
- a CDS encoding L-threonylcarbamoyladenylate synthase — translated: MSFITKNIKLAISYIKQGKIIAIPTETVYGLATNIYNIKSIKKIFSIKKRPFNYPLILHINKNWNIKQWISFIPRYVHTLTKNFWPGPLTLVMKAKPNTHINPLIISSTNTIALRCSSHPILYFILKELKMPLLITSANTFGKISPTTAKHTKEYLKNEKILILNGKRCSIGIESTVIDATKKNKLNILRLGAINSENIKNVLLKTKKTNKFYQKTQNKHITINSNQLNKNYLFNKPLYFFENINTIKNFYKKNQMPIYILAFSNIKFIPKTPLFYKFPNKIKQSTFEFYFQLRKAEKSIAKIIAIEMPPNTTKWETIKDRIKKISVPIESI
- a CDS encoding exodeoxyribonuclease III, yielding MKIISFNVNGIRSVIKKGFFDWLFTQDADIVCIQEVRVKIERSRVFLPKESVYNFKDYFCTYFSAKKNGYSGVAIFSRYKPKHVKFGLDFFLCDNEGRYLQFDYSKFSVASVYFPSGSSGSYRQEVKYEFLNNFLKFLLSLKKSEKEIIFCGDFNIAHKKIDIRNWRGNQKKSGFLIEERKWMDKIFEDFDLVDAFRVLNKSKNQYTWWSYRNFKSWMNNIGWRIDYQIVTKGLANRVCNVNIYKENRWSDHAPLIIEYNGNWF
- the rpmG gene encoding 50S ribosomal protein L33, which produces MSKSRTKIKLLSTSGSGYFTTTTKNNKNTPNKLKLMKYDPTIKKHCLFEEKKIK
- a CDS encoding hypoxanthine-guanine phosphoribosyltransferase translates to MFIPLKIRKIYEQSVCLFKIEEIEAALDKMAINISNELYDKNPVIVCVMVGGLVLMGNLLIRLNFPLEVDYIHVTRYCGNINGGILKWKVKPRINLVNRTVLVVDDILDAGITLSKIIEKIKKMKTKKVYSAVLVDKKNENRISSNFKSADFIGLRVKNNFIFGYGMDYKEYLRNAPGIFMLSEDKK
- a CDS encoding FAD-binding oxidoreductase; translated protein: MNSKTFNIILKKTSMLSKNVKSLIFKIKDEKSTFSYKPGQFITIFFNYKNQIIKRSYSIANIPNEKKYIEIAVSYIKNGLATEILFNLKYNECLNIKGPFGKLILKTNNETFKRYIFLATNTGIAPYRSMIDELKTKLKHNKNLKIIILQGVKTRKDILFKNEFIDFSKKYPQTLFKACLSQEKNTLHNYEFLGYVQNALTNFNLNTKDDIIYLCGNPNMIDQSTTLLKKIGFESQQIIREKYISK